Proteins co-encoded in one Methylomonas albis genomic window:
- a CDS encoding phage baseplate assembly protein V has translation MNSHALGNLHSLQLGQVTDNADPDSRGRIKVRLLATQMELWASVVAPSAGQGYGASFVPRLEEIVVLAFITPEMPLVLGSVWAGSSSVPAEADPQEDHYVIRTPQETVLDFDDGNGPKLELRTRSGYKISIDEAGGGEIVIERSDQSVTLNSTGIAVRSSGSVTVDASTVTINASMVTVNASMSKFSGVVQADTVIATAVVGSSYTPGAGNIW, from the coding sequence ATGAACAGTCACGCCTTAGGTAATCTGCACAGTTTGCAACTTGGGCAAGTCACCGATAACGCGGACCCGGACAGCCGTGGTCGTATCAAGGTGCGCTTGCTGGCAACGCAGATGGAATTATGGGCCAGTGTCGTCGCGCCGTCGGCCGGCCAGGGTTATGGCGCCAGTTTCGTGCCGCGCCTGGAAGAAATCGTGGTACTGGCTTTCATCACCCCGGAAATGCCGCTGGTGTTGGGTAGCGTCTGGGCCGGTAGCAGCAGTGTGCCGGCAGAAGCCGATCCGCAGGAAGATCATTATGTGATTCGCACCCCGCAGGAAACAGTGTTGGATTTCGACGACGGCAACGGCCCGAAACTGGAATTGCGCACCCGCTCCGGTTACAAGATTTCGATAGACGAAGCCGGCGGCGGGGAAATTGTCATCGAGCGCTCCGACCAAAGCGTTACCCTTAATAGCACCGGCATTGCGGTGCGCAGCAGCGGCAGCGTTACGGTCGATGCCAGCACGGTGACCATTAACGCCAGCATGGTGACAGTGAATGCCAGCATGTCCAAATTCAGCGGCGTGGTGCAAGCCGATACAGTG
- a CDS encoding phage late control D family protein: MPESAFTSSRPTIKIDGEQREDLQQALLAMQVNLPLHGCAHAELQLSNWGRPEGGQNPDFTLNDIALGAGVEIEMGSDTPQNLFSGEITAIEESYGEGAPNIALLLQDKLHRLARSRHNRSFEDQSPDELVQAIAGEAGLQTDASISGITATWHQLNESDLAFLLRIGNRFDIAVRLAGNTLRAKPEEADPNPVELSAQDSALKVRLIADLNHQPLSSQVNGYNLVSADPVDFTADTMTPAPIGTSAAAALGKLSWPGAEIVPQPFPGTSSEAEAYAKAAFKRQAKRFIHGEIVCQGEASLKPGREIELDGVSPRLKGRYQIVHCVHRFDNNSGFETHLKVNKGGWQS; encoded by the coding sequence ATGCCCGAATCCGCCTTCACCAGCTCCCGCCCAACGATCAAAATCGACGGCGAACAACGCGAAGACCTGCAACAGGCCTTGCTGGCGATGCAGGTCAATCTGCCCTTGCACGGCTGCGCGCATGCCGAATTGCAGCTATCCAATTGGGGGAGGCCGGAAGGCGGGCAAAACCCCGACTTTACTTTGAACGATATTGCCTTGGGTGCCGGCGTGGAAATCGAAATGGGCAGCGACACCCCGCAAAATCTGTTCAGCGGCGAGATTACCGCCATTGAAGAAAGCTACGGCGAAGGCGCGCCCAACATCGCCCTGCTGTTACAAGACAAATTGCATAGACTGGCGCGCAGCCGGCATAACCGCAGCTTTGAGGATCAAAGTCCGGACGAACTAGTGCAAGCCATCGCCGGCGAGGCGGGGCTGCAAACCGATGCGTCAATCTCCGGCATCACGGCCACCTGGCATCAACTCAACGAAAGTGATCTGGCTTTTTTGTTGCGCATCGGCAATCGCTTCGATATAGCCGTACGCTTGGCGGGCAATACCTTACGGGCCAAGCCCGAAGAAGCCGATCCCAACCCGGTCGAGCTTAGCGCCCAGGACAGCGCCTTGAAAGTGCGCTTGATCGCCGATTTAAATCACCAACCGCTCAGCAGCCAAGTCAATGGCTACAACCTGGTCAGCGCCGATCCGGTGGATTTTACGGCCGACACGATGACGCCGGCACCCATCGGCACCAGCGCGGCAGCGGCTTTAGGCAAGCTGAGCTGGCCCGGCGCGGAAATTGTCCCGCAGCCCTTTCCCGGCACTAGCAGCGAAGCGGAAGCCTATGCCAAGGCCGCATTCAAACGCCAAGCCAAACGCTTTATTCACGGCGAAATTGTTTGCCAAGGCGAGGCCAGCCTAAAACCCGGCCGCGAAATCGAGTTGGACGGCGTATCGCCGCGCCTGAAAGGCCGCTACCAGATTGTGCATTGCGTGCATCGCTTCGATAACAACAGCGGTTTCGAGACACACCTGAAAGTCAACAAAGGCGGGTGGCAGTCATGA
- a CDS encoding CIS tube protein, producing the protein MIAIERGKLIPVSGDNDSPDLDNAIDVQFNPSSLKVSLSNTLKENARNGNSRSAQFVDKSSSNLTIELIFDTTYIEQPGGAGQGSGQTASNAGSNSSAKKAIEQGSDVRLETKKIADTFIKPVEDGKKMKAPKRCLFQWGAFEFLGLVQSFDETLDFFSPEGRPLRATVSLKLSEDRYQFRNRAVEQAARTTPSLSSTGAGPQGGSGQTAAPVPGTSGEGAGNWRDTSLFNGIESPRMPSLSVVAVPSVSLSASVGISAGIGLGVNISGGVSVNVSASLSASVNVGVGAGSVNSAGGTKAASPAVPSPSPAFKFGNSASLGTGIEGAFNPAGKKGSLNAAHMQTGSASLRPEAMPTASGNQTGSSASAIAGERPLSTAAANQAGSATAGRKSSGVSVSSLLKAAADSGVGFD; encoded by the coding sequence ATGATAGCCATCGAACGCGGCAAACTGATTCCGGTCAGCGGCGACAACGATAGTCCTGATTTGGATAACGCCATTGACGTGCAATTCAACCCGTCCAGCCTGAAAGTCAGCCTGTCCAACACCTTGAAAGAAAACGCCCGCAACGGCAATAGCCGCTCGGCGCAGTTCGTCGATAAAAGCTCGTCGAATCTGACTATAGAGTTGATTTTTGATACCACTTATATCGAACAGCCCGGTGGCGCGGGCCAGGGTAGCGGGCAGACTGCCAGCAATGCCGGCAGCAACAGCAGCGCCAAGAAAGCCATCGAGCAAGGTTCGGATGTGCGTTTGGAGACCAAGAAAATAGCCGATACGTTTATTAAGCCGGTAGAAGACGGCAAAAAGATGAAAGCGCCCAAACGCTGCCTGTTTCAATGGGGCGCGTTCGAATTTTTAGGCTTGGTGCAAAGCTTTGACGAAACCTTGGATTTCTTTTCCCCGGAAGGCCGGCCGCTGCGCGCGACTGTGTCCTTAAAGCTCAGCGAGGACCGCTACCAGTTTCGTAACCGCGCCGTCGAACAAGCCGCCCGCACCACGCCCAGCCTGAGTTCCACCGGCGCCGGGCCGCAAGGCGGTTCCGGGCAAACGGCCGCGCCGGTGCCGGGAACTAGCGGCGAAGGCGCGGGCAATTGGCGCGATACCTCGCTGTTTAATGGCATAGAGTCGCCCAGAATGCCATCGCTATCGGTGGTGGCGGTGCCGAGTGTGAGCTTGAGTGCGTCGGTGGGGATTAGTGCTGGGATCGGCTTGGGCGTCAATATCAGTGGCGGTGTCAGCGTGAATGTTTCGGCAAGCTTGTCAGCGTCGGTGAATGTTGGTGTTGGCGCTGGTTCTGTCAATAGTGCGGGGGGGACAAAAGCTGCATCACCAGCGGTGCCATCGCCAAGTCCTGCATTCAAATTCGGCAACTCCGCCAGCCTAGGTACCGGCATCGAAGGTGCGTTTAACCCGGCTGGAAAAAAGGGCAGTCTGAATGCCGCCCATATGCAAACCGGCAGTGCGTCGTTGAGACCAGAAGCAATGCCAACCGCCAGTGGCAATCAAACCGGGTCATCGGCCTCTGCGATTGCTGGCGAGAGACCTTTGTCAACCGCTGCAGCTAACCAAGCAGGATCAGCAACTGCGGGCCGCAAAAGTAGCGGCGTATCGGTCAGCAGTTTATTAAAAGCCGCTGCCGACAGCGGCGTTGGATTCGATTGA
- a CDS encoding phage tail protein, producing the protein MAEVSEFVAFRFKVNLYNSDQSSLLCSGYFSEVTGFEATMEPKVINEGGHNWGEHHRSGPTKFAPIILKRGVTDINDLWSWFDITTRQANYGYRLSGEIIVFGNPSVSGGNVTDNAVLVWKLSGVLPTKFKGPDLSATASQVAIEELQLVHQGLELQRPAPASTQGRGTA; encoded by the coding sequence ATGGCTGAAGTCAGCGAATTCGTCGCCTTTCGTTTCAAGGTCAATCTGTACAACAGCGACCAGAGCAGCTTGTTGTGCAGCGGTTACTTCAGCGAAGTGACCGGTTTCGAAGCAACGATGGAACCCAAAGTGATTAACGAGGGCGGCCATAATTGGGGCGAGCATCACCGCTCCGGGCCGACTAAATTCGCGCCGATTATTTTGAAACGCGGCGTCACCGACATCAACGATTTATGGTCCTGGTTCGACATCACCACCCGCCAGGCCAACTACGGCTACCGGCTGAGTGGCGAGATTATCGTGTTCGGCAATCCCAGCGTCAGCGGCGGCAACGTCACCGATAACGCCGTGCTGGTTTGGAAGCTCAGCGGAGTGCTGCCGACCAAATTCAAAGGCCCGGATTTGTCGGCCACCGCCAGCCAGGTAGCCATCGAAGAATTGCAGCTGGTGCATCAAGGCCTGGAATTGCAGCGGCCGGCGCCGGCCAGCACGCAAGGCAGGGGGACGGCATGA
- a CDS encoding phage tail protein, producing MATYRETPYGVFNYLVNLGDGSEGEVQGGFSEVSGLNAEVTVAEYRNGNDAVNYVRKIPAINKAGDVTLKRGVIGADNIYSWLEQIRGGDVTAKRDVVIKLKNEDPTSASAVVTWKLVRAMPIKWTGPTLTAKGGSDVAMEELVLSVETIIQS from the coding sequence ATGGCTACATATCGCGAAACACCCTATGGGGTGTTCAATTATCTGGTCAACCTGGGCGACGGCAGCGAAGGCGAAGTGCAGGGCGGCTTTTCGGAAGTGTCCGGTTTGAATGCGGAAGTGACCGTAGCGGAATACCGCAACGGCAATGATGCGGTGAATTATGTGCGCAAGATTCCGGCCATCAACAAGGCCGGCGACGTGACGCTGAAGCGCGGCGTGATTGGTGCCGACAACATTTACAGTTGGCTGGAGCAAATTCGCGGCGGCGATGTGACAGCCAAGCGCGACGTAGTGATCAAGCTTAAAAACGAAGATCCCACCAGCGCCAGCGCCGTAGTCACCTGGAAACTGGTCAGGGCCATGCCGATCAAATGGACCGGTCCGACGCTAACCGCCAAGGGCGGCAGCGACGTGGCGATGGAAGAGCTGGTGCTCTCAGTCGAAACCATTATCCAAAGCTAA
- a CDS encoding phage tail sheath family protein, with protein MPEYLAPGVFVEEVSFRAKSIEGVGTSVTAVVGPTRFGPLRGNPEVVTSFGEFTRIYGDIQNLTLAGASVLNHTAIAAKAFFDGGGKQLYVSRVGNFPQNAPGISTRSVPNVLSFSSRFPGVMGDFTLELLWRDSENLLKTETTSAPAEGEVVFLNATGLTNAVRSAGIDAQFPDERFPLNVRALVRREGDHFVIVNNRCELDTADDVAAGGTALRPNGQADGSQGVLMTAGLVNGPGVAVGYTRVFAKKPSSGSLANGTSAVLTLSAETNLSVYTGAAHWGTLTALRGTLNAAGSEFVVDGGGLNAGVNADITLPLAALAAAPNTVRAVVVQRNFDIAVHAGGRDGPVIYSYGDISSAPDAKNSLSAILPVTPDKRYDQLSSPVSCTLSAGISGADVVAALYSLFESNGLNPGPMSVQGPRYLINLSGGSDGNVPGAVQYGGVEDEVNGSSGFVALENIEDVSIVMTPAAAADATNHQAIVAEVQKHCLKMRYRVGIVDSRDGMALSEVREFRSNFDDSRLALYYPWVVIADPRGLLSTINVPPSGFVAGVYANTDVQRGVHKPPANEPVIGALRFAQEINRFQQELLNPNGINCLRSFPGRGHRVWGGRTLSSDPEWKYVNVRRYFLYLERSIDKSTQWAVFEPNGERLWDNIRQTVESFLYNEWVNGRLLGGSAKTAYFVRCDRSTMTQNDLDNGRLVCEIGVAALKPAEFVIFRIGQKTADA; from the coding sequence ATGCCTGAATATCTTGCACCGGGTGTGTTTGTAGAAGAAGTTAGCTTTCGCGCCAAATCGATCGAAGGGGTGGGGACCAGCGTTACGGCGGTGGTCGGTCCCACGCGTTTCGGGCCGTTGCGGGGCAATCCCGAGGTAGTGACTAGCTTTGGCGAGTTCACCCGCATCTACGGCGACATCCAAAATCTCACGCTGGCTGGCGCATCGGTACTCAACCATACCGCTATAGCCGCGAAAGCCTTTTTCGACGGCGGCGGCAAACAACTGTATGTGTCGCGGGTCGGCAATTTTCCGCAAAACGCGCCGGGCATATCGACGCGGTCCGTGCCGAATGTGTTGAGTTTCAGCAGCCGCTTTCCGGGAGTGATGGGCGATTTCACGCTGGAATTGCTGTGGCGCGATAGCGAAAATCTGTTAAAAACCGAGACTACCTCGGCCCCCGCCGAAGGCGAAGTGGTATTTCTCAATGCCACCGGCCTGACCAACGCGGTGCGCTCGGCGGGCATCGACGCGCAATTCCCCGACGAACGCTTTCCTCTAAATGTCCGCGCCCTGGTGCGCCGGGAAGGCGATCATTTCGTCATCGTCAACAATCGCTGCGAACTGGATACTGCCGATGATGTCGCGGCGGGCGGTACCGCTTTGCGTCCCAACGGCCAGGCCGACGGCAGTCAGGGTGTATTGATGACGGCCGGTTTGGTGAACGGTCCGGGCGTTGCAGTCGGCTACACTCGGGTGTTTGCAAAAAAACCGAGCAGCGGGTCTTTGGCTAATGGCACGTCGGCGGTGTTAACCCTTAGCGCGGAAACCAACTTGTCGGTGTATACCGGCGCGGCGCACTGGGGCACCCTAACCGCGCTACGCGGCACATTAAATGCGGCCGGCAGCGAGTTTGTGGTGGACGGCGGCGGTTTGAATGCGGGCGTGAACGCCGACATCACCCTGCCGTTGGCGGCTTTGGCCGCTGCACCGAATACTGTGCGGGCGGTGGTGGTGCAGCGCAATTTCGATATTGCCGTGCATGCCGGCGGCCGCGACGGCCCTGTGATTTATAGCTACGGCGATATTTCCAGCGCCCCCGATGCGAAAAACAGTCTCAGTGCAATACTGCCCGTCACTCCGGACAAGCGTTACGACCAATTGAGCAGTCCGGTCAGTTGCACCCTCAGTGCCGGTATCAGCGGTGCAGATGTGGTGGCAGCTTTGTACAGCCTGTTCGAGTCGAATGGCTTAAATCCCGGTCCCATGTCGGTTCAAGGCCCGCGTTATTTGATTAATCTGTCGGGCGGTAGCGACGGCAACGTGCCGGGCGCCGTGCAATACGGCGGTGTGGAAGACGAGGTCAACGGCAGCAGCGGTTTCGTGGCCTTGGAAAATATAGAGGATGTTTCCATCGTGATGACTCCGGCAGCGGCGGCTGACGCCACCAATCATCAAGCCATCGTCGCCGAGGTGCAAAAACACTGTCTAAAAATGCGTTACCGGGTCGGCATCGTCGATAGCCGCGACGGCATGGCGCTGTCGGAAGTGCGCGAGTTTCGTTCCAACTTCGACGATTCCAGGCTGGCGCTTTACTACCCCTGGGTAGTCATAGCCGATCCGCGCGGCCTGCTCAGTACAATCAATGTACCGCCGTCCGGCTTTGTCGCCGGCGTCTATGCCAATACCGACGTGCAGCGCGGCGTGCATAAGCCGCCAGCCAACGAACCGGTGATCGGCGCTTTGCGTTTTGCCCAGGAAATCAACCGCTTCCAGCAGGAATTGCTGAATCCCAACGGCATCAACTGTCTGCGTTCGTTTCCGGGACGCGGGCATCGGGTTTGGGGCGGCCGGACTTTGTCCAGCGATCCGGAATGGAAATACGTCAACGTTCGCCGGTACTTTTTGTACCTGGAGCGTTCCATCGACAAGTCCACGCAATGGGCGGTGTTCGAACCGAACGGCGAGCGCTTGTGGGACAACATCCGCCAGACCGTGGAAAGCTTTTTATACAACGAGTGGGTCAACGGCCGGCTGTTGGGTGGTAGCGCCAAAACCGCTTATTTCGTGCGTTGCGACCGCAGCACGATGACCCAAAACGATCTGGACAACGGCCGCTTGGTCTGCGAAATCGGCGTGGCAGCCTTGAAGCCGGCCGAATTTGTGATTTTCCGCATCGGCCAAAAAACCGCCGACGCCTGA
- a CDS encoding carboxypeptidase regulatory-like domain-containing protein encodes MKAVKVLETNILYASDVIYWLDGSSAAQEADMRRLSEAVVLQLDTRPADLQFLNTSGKTALWRRSAGKTVQGPPSEADKLRPIEAAYVIAGSVADSQRRYVPRRFQIQAGNAAGHSLVLYPTPFGTKLGRGGGLRGTLRFTGSNAPAVWALLTLTVNLGVGGNLICRAQADANGDFIIAMHRLPPLPEGVTEYTATLNIRALVAANAADVIDPDDLVAMTLGALDAENSFAAEVALAVVPGEIGLIRSFNRDHLAVQPN; translated from the coding sequence ATGAAAGCCGTCAAGGTTCTGGAAACCAATATCCTCTACGCCAGCGACGTGATCTATTGGCTGGACGGCAGCAGCGCCGCACAGGAAGCCGATATGCGGCGGCTGAGCGAAGCCGTTGTTTTGCAACTCGATACCCGTCCCGCCGATCTGCAGTTTTTAAACACGTCAGGCAAAACGGCCTTGTGGCGGCGCTCGGCCGGCAAAACGGTGCAAGGGCCGCCCAGCGAGGCGGACAAACTGCGGCCGATTGAGGCGGCTTACGTTATCGCCGGTTCGGTGGCGGACAGTCAACGCCGCTATGTCCCGCGCCGTTTTCAAATTCAAGCCGGCAATGCCGCCGGACACAGCCTAGTGCTTTATCCGACCCCATTCGGTACCAAGCTAGGGCGCGGTGGCGGTTTGCGCGGCACTTTAAGGTTTACCGGTAGTAATGCGCCGGCCGTGTGGGCATTGCTGACGCTGACTGTCAATTTAGGGGTGGGCGGCAATTTGATCTGCCGCGCCCAAGCCGACGCCAATGGCGATTTCATCATCGCGATGCACCGGCTGCCGCCCTTGCCGGAAGGGGTAACCGAGTACACCGCCACCTTAAATATTCGCGCTCTGGTTGCCGCCAATGCCGCCGACGTTATCGATCCGGACGATCTAGTAGCGATGACGCTAGGTGCGTTAGATGCCGAGAATAGTTTTGCCGCCGAGGTTGCCCTGGCTGTGGTGCCCGGCGAAATCGGTTTAATCCGGTCCTTTAATCGGGATCATCTTGCCGTTCAACCCAATTGA
- a CDS encoding DUF4255 domain-containing protein produces the protein MASYRGVTGALLALESFLTSRLPAELSSEPTNAQAKLLGSADIANILTGNLLGIYLHRITIDPHGRQRTFAPRGSDHSAPQAELPVNLHFLLIANAASATIEADLLSWAMVELANECQLDISHIQDIDDEWGQAEVLNIAPDEMTTEDLMRIWDVFKSPYTSTVPYVARTVRLRLRRPRTEGPPVSTRIFPGGTV, from the coding sequence ATGGCTTCGTACCGGGGAGTGACCGGCGCGCTTCTGGCGTTGGAATCGTTCTTGACCAGCAGATTGCCTGCCGAGCTGAGCAGCGAGCCCACCAATGCCCAAGCAAAACTGCTGGGTAGCGCCGACATCGCCAATATCCTCACCGGCAATCTGCTAGGCATTTACCTGCACCGGATTACCATCGATCCGCACGGCCGGCAGCGCACCTTCGCGCCGCGCGGTTCCGACCATAGCGCTCCACAAGCCGAACTACCGGTCAATCTGCATTTCCTGTTAATCGCCAACGCTGCAAGCGCCACCATCGAAGCCGATCTTTTGAGTTGGGCCATGGTCGAACTCGCCAACGAATGTCAGCTCGACATCTCGCATATTCAAGACATTGACGACGAATGGGGGCAGGCCGAAGTGCTGAATATCGCCCCGGACGAGATGACTACCGAAGACCTGATGCGCATCTGGGATGTCTTCAAATCGCCTTACACCAGTACCGTACCCTATGTGGCGCGCACCGTGCGCCTGCGGCTGCGCCGGCCGCGTACGGAAGGTCCGCCGGTTTCGACGCGGATATTTCCGGGAGGCACGGTATGA
- a CDS encoding sterol desaturase family protein, with amino-acid sequence MISASLQLLLAILYANLGEWLMHKFILHRLGKQPGSIWAYHWYEHHAICAKHQMLDPGYRHLDFSTWNAQTKELAVLAAIVIAHLPLFWYLPAFIVGLYGSLTLYYILHRKAHLDPQWAKQHLPWHYQHHTQPGSGNWCVTWPGFDYLLGTRNK; translated from the coding sequence ATGATCTCAGCGAGCCTGCAACTTTTACTAGCCATTCTTTACGCCAATCTCGGCGAATGGTTGATGCACAAATTCATCTTGCATCGTTTAGGCAAACAGCCGGGTAGCATCTGGGCCTACCATTGGTATGAACACCATGCGATATGCGCTAAACACCAGATGCTGGATCCCGGCTATCGCCATTTGGACTTCTCGACATGGAACGCGCAGACCAAGGAACTAGCGGTATTGGCCGCGATTGTAATCGCCCATCTACCGCTATTTTGGTACTTGCCGGCTTTCATCGTAGGTTTATATGGCTCGTTGACGCTTTATTACATTCTGCACCGGAAAGCCCATCTCGACCCGCAATGGGCTAAACAGCATTTACCCTGGCATTACCAACATCACACCCAGCCCGGCTCCGGCAACTGGTGCGTCACCTGGCCGGGATTTGATTATCTGCTGGGCACTAGAAACAAATGA
- a CDS encoding ATP-dependent nuclease, producing MKYRESQRDKELRKRFSNDYGHLLLRKIILKEGTLRGLDALDIAFQYPITAIAGKNGSGKSTILALACCAYHNGKTGFKLPKRKNSYYTFSDFFIQHYEEIPPGGVVIEYHIAHNNWKKTPSFPDGVGIGFQRRRKKKGGKWNDYADRVRKNVVFLGIERIVPHSERSQSRSYSRAFSDTSPKGWEDKVKDAVGFVLGRTYSKFRYLEHSKYSLPIVQVGDIVYSGFNMGAGENALFEIFSTIYACGGSLLVMDEIELGLHAEAQRRFIERLKDVCYETHTQVICTTHSREIFDCLPYDARFFVERVNGKSKITEGISSDFAFAKLAAVPGAEVELMVEDDVAKAILLLCVPSEMRSRVKITVIGSSTALARQLAAIYIRGETLPALAVFDGDQFGKERDNLKHARSMCEKTKEDFDEWYISRINYLPGETWPEAWLVQRASECVSSLSPVVSCDENALIDILEYGLQAGKHNEFYEIAKQLGIERDMCLQLVTMVVVNNFQDHFKPLMSHIQKSLQEAG from the coding sequence GTGAAATATCGGGAAAGTCAAAGAGATAAGGAACTTCGAAAGAGATTTTCAAATGATTATGGGCACTTGCTATTGCGAAAAATTATACTCAAAGAGGGAACTCTTCGAGGGCTAGATGCGCTAGATATTGCTTTCCAATATCCAATTACCGCTATAGCTGGAAAGAATGGATCAGGAAAGTCTACTATTCTCGCACTCGCTTGCTGCGCATACCACAATGGAAAAACCGGATTTAAATTACCAAAGCGGAAAAACTCCTATTACACTTTTTCGGATTTTTTTATCCAACACTACGAAGAAATTCCACCTGGAGGTGTTGTTATTGAGTATCACATCGCGCATAACAATTGGAAAAAGACGCCTTCATTTCCTGATGGAGTCGGCATTGGTTTCCAAAGGCGTCGTAAGAAAAAGGGCGGTAAGTGGAACGATTATGCTGATCGTGTAAGAAAAAATGTGGTGTTTTTAGGTATCGAACGAATCGTTCCACACAGTGAACGTAGCCAATCTCGATCATATTCAAGAGCATTCAGCGATACCTCTCCAAAGGGTTGGGAAGACAAAGTAAAGGATGCGGTTGGTTTTGTTCTTGGACGGACGTACAGCAAATTTCGTTATCTTGAGCACTCAAAATACAGCCTTCCAATTGTTCAGGTCGGCGATATAGTTTATTCAGGCTTCAACATGGGGGCTGGAGAAAACGCATTGTTCGAAATTTTCTCCACAATCTATGCATGTGGTGGATCGTTGCTTGTAATGGACGAGATAGAGTTGGGGCTTCATGCTGAGGCACAACGTCGTTTTATTGAACGACTTAAGGATGTTTGTTATGAAACCCATACGCAAGTTATTTGTACAACACATTCCCGAGAAATATTTGACTGCTTACCTTACGACGCACGTTTTTTCGTTGAAAGAGTTAACGGCAAGTCGAAAATAACGGAAGGGATATCTTCAGATTTCGCCTTTGCCAAATTAGCGGCTGTACCAGGGGCTGAAGTAGAGCTCATGGTAGAAGATGATGTAGCGAAAGCAATTCTCCTTTTATGCGTCCCATCAGAGATGCGATCTCGCGTGAAAATAACTGTAATCGGGTCATCAACGGCACTCGCACGGCAACTAGCGGCAATTTATATTCGTGGAGAAACTCTCCCTGCATTAGCAGTATTTGATGGCGATCAGTTTGGCAAAGAGCGTGACAACCTTAAACATGCACGTAGTATGTGTGAAAAAACGAAAGAAGATTTTGATGAATGGTACATCAGCCGTATTAACTATCTTCCGGGAGAAACTTGGCCTGAGGCGTGGCTGGTTCAACGTGCATCTGAATGTGTTTCATCACTGTCACCCGTTGTTTCATGTGATGAAAATGCTCTCATAGATATTCTTGAGTATGGGCTTCAAGCAGGTAAGCATAACGAGTTTTACGAAATAGCTAAACAGCTTGGAATCGAACGGGATATGTGCTTACAGCTAGTAACTATGGTCGTAGTAAACAACTTTCAAGATCATTTTAAACCCCTTATGTCCCATATTCAGAAATCATTGCAAGAGGCCGGTTAA
- a CDS encoding L-dopachrome tautomerase-related protein, translating to MNRVTLSCAALVFAAFEALADGNSNFEVFANLDSGPGNVTATANGRIIMSQHQFYQPQYTVVEYKDQTLLPFPNKELSAADSTAPIKLDSVLGIRSDSNGIVWMLDNGMRSGVTPKLVGWNTKTNKLHRLIYLPAPIAPKDAFVNDFALDAKHNHAFISDPAGGANAGLIVVNLSTGAARRVLEGHHSVIPENVDLVIDNVPIQVKTPSGELVKPHIGVNPITEDLANEWVYFGPMHGLNLYRIKAADLINESLTPQELAKQVERYSDKPISDGISIDENNNIYLGDLANNAIGVIAPNRQYRQLAQCPRLSWVDSFSFGANGQLYAVVNRLHRSATLNGGDNQSKPPYFLLKVKALAAGLPGR from the coding sequence ATGAACCGTGTAACCCTATCTTGCGCTGCTCTAGTGTTTGCAGCATTTGAAGCCTTGGCGGATGGCAATTCTAATTTTGAGGTATTCGCCAACCTCGATAGCGGGCCCGGCAATGTCACGGCGACAGCCAACGGCCGAATCATAATGAGCCAACATCAGTTTTATCAGCCGCAATACACCGTGGTCGAATACAAGGATCAAACCTTGCTACCTTTTCCGAATAAGGAGCTGTCCGCGGCGGATTCGACTGCGCCGATCAAGCTCGACTCGGTACTGGGTATCCGCTCCGATAGCAACGGTATCGTCTGGATGCTGGACAACGGCATGCGGAGCGGGGTGACGCCCAAGCTGGTTGGCTGGAATACCAAAACCAATAAACTTCATCGGCTGATTTACCTGCCGGCCCCGATTGCGCCGAAAGATGCGTTCGTCAATGACTTTGCGTTGGATGCCAAGCACAATCATGCCTTTATCAGCGATCCGGCAGGTGGTGCCAATGCCGGCTTGATCGTGGTCAACTTGTCCACCGGCGCGGCGCGGCGGGTGCTGGAAGGTCATCACAGTGTGATACCGGAAAACGTCGATTTAGTCATCGACAATGTGCCGATTCAAGTGAAAACGCCGTCAGGCGAATTGGTGAAACCGCATATTGGTGTGAACCCCATTACCGAGGATTTAGCCAACGAATGGGTTTATTTCGGACCGATGCATGGCCTCAATCTTTACCGGATTAAAGCCGCCGACTTGATCAACGAGTCGTTAACGCCTCAAGAACTCGCCAAGCAGGTTGAACGCTACAGCGACAAACCGATCTCGGACGGCATCAGCATTGACGAGAACAACAATATCTATCTGGGGGACTTGGCCAATAATGCGATTGGGGTGATCGCGCCGAATCGACAATACCGGCAATTGGCGCAGTGTCCGCGGCTGTCATGGGTCGATTCTTTTAGTTTTGGCGCTAACGGCCAACTCTATGCCGTGGTGAATCGCTTACATCGTTCTGCCACACTGAACGGCGGCGATAACCAATCCAAACCGCCTTACTTCCTGTTGAAGGTCAAAGCCTTGGCTGCCGGCCTGCCTGGACGTTAA